The following are encoded together in the uncultured Sphaerochaeta sp. genome:
- a CDS encoding DUF5655 domain-containing protein, which produces MEADDFFSGYPQAKNLFEEIMYKISYLGAIRLEISKSQISLIGQSTFAYFWIPGRYLKGKFVAPLVLSIPLPYHDETVPWKEVTKIQEHWFMHHLEIWEKISFTNSVLSVLATAYTGGKSNEK; this is translated from the coding sequence ATGGAAGCAGATGATTTCTTTAGCGGATATCCTCAAGCCAAGAACCTCTTTGAGGAGATTATGTATAAGATCTCATACTTGGGGGCTATACGGCTGGAGATCAGTAAGAGCCAGATTTCTCTCATTGGACAATCGACCTTCGCTTATTTCTGGATTCCTGGTCGCTATCTCAAAGGCAAATTTGTGGCACCCTTGGTTCTTAGTATTCCTCTTCCTTATCATGATGAGACAGTACCCTGGAAAGAGGTGACCAAGATACAAGAACACTGGTTTATGCATCACCTGGAGATATGGGAGAAGATATCTTTTACAAACAGTGTTCTGTCAGTGCTCGCTACCGCATACACAGGAGGCAAGTCAAATGAGAAATAG
- the tnpB gene encoding IS66 family insertion sequence element accessory protein TnpB (TnpB, as the term is used for proteins encoded by IS66 family insertion elements, is considered an accessory protein, since TnpC, encoded by a neighboring gene, is a DDE family transposase.), whose amino-acid sequence MALPFDTSLEGKRIFLRVGPTDFRRGVRGMVSLVVGAMNMSMDGQSMFVFCSTSKKQIRIVYCEGAGCWMLTRSIRYGCYSWPMDGDAAAQMTGEALRQLLTDPIPLGHLKARGLVTRMDLHI is encoded by the coding sequence ATGGCACTGCCGTTTGACACAAGCCTTGAAGGCAAGAGGATCTTTTTACGCGTCGGACCCACTGATTTCCGCCGCGGGGTACGCGGCATGGTCTCGCTGGTGGTGGGGGCGATGAACATGAGCATGGACGGGCAATCGATGTTCGTGTTCTGCTCCACCAGCAAAAAGCAGATACGCATCGTCTACTGCGAGGGAGCCGGGTGCTGGATGCTGACCCGTTCAATACGCTACGGGTGCTACAGCTGGCCGATGGACGGTGATGCTGCGGCACAGATGACCGGGGAAGCGTTGAGGCAGCTGTTGACGGACCCCATACCGCTGGGGCATCTGAAGGCACGCGGCCTTGTGACCAGGATGGACCTGCATATCTAG
- a CDS encoding class I SAM-dependent methyltransferase: MLLGRIWFDAHLSTTRDVDMTSHYTMFLPYIPPGGRILDAGCGSGRDSRYFLDSGYQVEAFDLSESMVEAACDLTGLPVRQLSFQKMDYKNSFDGIWACASLLHVPLCELPSVFQKMAVALKEHGVLYCSFKLQAEDFQREGRHFTCFSTDVFKLFVDELPWFSLEELVQTRDLRPGRAEEHWLNTILKKVSALPEG; this comes from the coding sequence GTGTTGCTAGGACGTATTTGGTTTGATGCTCACCTATCTACAACCCGAGATGTCGATATGACCTCCCATTATACCATGTTCCTCCCGTATATTCCCCCTGGTGGTCGTATCCTTGATGCAGGCTGTGGTAGTGGACGCGACTCACGATATTTCCTTGATAGCGGGTACCAGGTGGAGGCTTTTGATCTGAGCGAGTCAATGGTAGAGGCTGCTTGTGACCTCACCGGGTTGCCTGTGCGGCAACTCTCATTTCAGAAAATGGATTACAAGAACTCATTCGATGGTATCTGGGCATGTGCCTCGCTCTTGCACGTTCCCCTTTGTGAACTGCCTTCAGTATTTCAGAAAATGGCTGTGGCTCTAAAAGAACATGGTGTGCTCTATTGCTCCTTCAAGCTGCAAGCAGAAGACTTTCAGAGAGAGGGAAGGCACTTTACCTGTTTTTCCACAGACGTATTCAAGCTGTTTGTTGATGAACTGCCCTGGTTCTCCCTTGAGGAACTTGTGCAAACCCGGGACCTCCGCCCTGGGCGGGCAGAGGAGCATTGGCTCAATACCATACTCAAGAAAGTTTCTGCACTACCGGAAGGTTGA
- a CDS encoding catalase has translation MADRDGRDDNLKKPLTSINGRPIAQNENIQTAGKRGPVTLQDTWYLEKMAHFDREVIPERRMHAKGSGAFGTFTVTKDITKWTKASIFSEVGKKTEMFIRFSTVAGERGAADAERDIRGFAMKFYTDEGNWDLVGNNTPVFFFRDPMLFPDLNHAVKRDPRTNMRSAQNNWDFWASLPEALHQVTITMGDRGIPKSYRHMNGYGSHTYSFINAENERVWVKFTLKTQQGIENLTDQEAAEIVANDRESHQKDLFESIEKGDFPKWTMYVQIMTEEQARKHPDNPFDLTKVWFHDEYPLHEVGVVELNRNPDNYFQDVEQAAFNPANKVPGIGYSPDRMLQGRLFSYGDAQRYRLGVNYYQIPVNRSKVETNHFHRDGFMRTDGNFGGSVHYNPNSYGMWKDQNKLTEPPYDGEGPVDHYDFREDDDNYYEQVGKLFSIMKDDEKQRLFENTARNMQGTTIIVKKRHIRHCYLADPAYGEGVAKALGISIKEIDMDDPYGARA, from the coding sequence ATGGCAGACCGAGATGGAAGGGATGATAATCTCAAAAAACCTTTGACTTCGATTAATGGCAGGCCGATAGCTCAGAATGAAAACATTCAGACTGCAGGAAAGCGTGGTCCGGTTACATTGCAAGATACTTGGTATCTGGAGAAAATGGCCCACTTTGACAGGGAAGTTATCCCAGAGCGCCGAATGCATGCAAAAGGAAGTGGTGCTTTTGGTACGTTCACGGTCACCAAGGACATTACCAAATGGACCAAGGCAAGCATTTTCTCAGAGGTAGGGAAGAAAACCGAAATGTTCATTCGCTTCTCCACTGTTGCAGGAGAACGAGGCGCTGCAGATGCAGAACGTGATATCCGTGGATTTGCCATGAAGTTCTACACTGATGAGGGAAACTGGGATTTGGTAGGCAATAACACACCGGTGTTCTTCTTCCGTGACCCCATGCTGTTCCCCGATCTCAATCACGCGGTGAAGCGTGACCCAAGAACCAATATGCGTTCAGCACAGAACAACTGGGATTTCTGGGCTTCTCTTCCCGAGGCTCTTCATCAGGTGACGATCACCATGGGAGACAGGGGAATTCCGAAAAGCTACCGTCATATGAACGGCTATGGTTCTCATACCTACTCATTCATCAATGCAGAGAATGAGAGAGTTTGGGTCAAGTTCACGCTGAAGACTCAGCAAGGAATTGAGAATCTCACCGACCAAGAAGCTGCAGAAATTGTGGCAAACGACCGAGAGAGTCACCAGAAAGACTTGTTTGAGTCAATCGAGAAGGGTGACTTCCCCAAGTGGACGATGTATGTGCAGATCATGACTGAAGAACAGGCAAGGAAGCACCCAGATAATCCCTTTGACCTGACCAAAGTCTGGTTCCATGATGAGTATCCCCTGCATGAGGTTGGAGTGGTGGAACTGAACAGAAATCCGGACAACTATTTCCAGGATGTTGAGCAGGCTGCATTCAACCCGGCAAACAAGGTTCCTGGTATTGGTTACTCCCCAGACAGAATGCTGCAGGGCAGACTGTTCAGCTACGGGGATGCACAGCGGTATCGCCTTGGGGTGAATTACTATCAAATCCCGGTAAACAGGAGCAAGGTGGAGACCAATCACTTCCACCGTGATGGATTTATGAGAACTGATGGCAATTTTGGGGGTAGTGTTCACTACAACCCCAACTCATATGGTATGTGGAAGGATCAGAACAAGCTCACAGAGCCTCCTTACGACGGAGAGGGTCCTGTCGATCATTATGACTTCAGGGAAGATGATGATAACTATTATGAGCAGGTTGGAAAGTTGTTCTCCATCATGAAGGATGACGAGAAGCAACGGTTGTTTGAGAATACCGCAAGAAACATGCAAGGGACCACCATCATTGTAAAAAAACGGCATATCAGGCACTGTTATCTTGCAGATCCTGCCTATGGTGAGGGTGTTGCCAAGGCGTTGGGTATCTCCATCAAGGAAATTGATATGGATGATCCCTACGGGGCAAGAGCTTGA
- a CDS encoding sensor domain-containing diguanylate cyclase, with protein MDLEQYRLIVESSPNMIWRSNLSTECDYFNKTWLDFTGHTLEEEYGFGWASGVHPDDFDRCVKIYLDNFKLQKPFEMDYRLKRYDGQYRWINDRGVPFYDKDAVFIGFIGSCMDVTEKIEGQRLKEMAQNDALCQTYNRQYSHQLLLEVFNHADKNDLPLSILMMDIDGFKTVNDRYGHGAGDTVLTKVAAVAKKELREDDILGRYGGDEFLIGLGSTNLESALVIAKRIRTAIEKTEIMLTETTTLKVSVSIGVKCFQGEATLDELINNADKKLYEAKSEGKNRVIG; from the coding sequence ATGGATTTAGAACAGTATCGATTGATTGTCGAATCTTCACCAAACATGATATGGAGATCAAACCTCAGCACTGAATGTGACTATTTCAATAAAACATGGCTCGATTTTACTGGGCATACCCTGGAAGAAGAATATGGCTTTGGATGGGCCTCAGGGGTTCATCCTGATGATTTTGATAGATGTGTAAAGATCTATCTTGATAATTTCAAACTGCAGAAACCATTTGAGATGGACTACCGCCTCAAGCGATACGACGGCCAATATAGGTGGATCAATGATCGTGGAGTTCCTTTTTATGACAAGGATGCTGTTTTTATCGGCTTCATAGGAAGCTGTATGGATGTTACAGAAAAAATTGAAGGCCAGCGACTTAAGGAAATGGCGCAAAACGATGCATTATGCCAGACCTATAACCGACAGTATTCACACCAATTATTACTAGAGGTTTTCAATCATGCGGATAAAAACGATCTGCCTCTGAGCATCTTGATGATGGATATCGATGGGTTCAAGACTGTTAATGATAGATATGGTCATGGGGCAGGAGATACCGTACTGACAAAAGTAGCTGCTGTGGCAAAAAAAGAACTTCGTGAAGACGATATTCTAGGGCGGTACGGCGGAGATGAATTTTTAATCGGCCTTGGATCCACAAATCTTGAATCGGCGCTTGTGATTGCTAAGCGTATCAGGACTGCTATTGAAAAGACCGAGATAATGCTAACCGAAACAACAACACTCAAGGTTTCTGTAAGCATCGGAGTGAAATGCTTCCAAGGTGAGGCTACCCTTGATGAACTCATTAATAATGCTGATAAGAAATTGTATGAGGCAAAATCAGAAGGAAAGAACAGAGTAATAGGTTGA
- a CDS encoding ADP-ribosylglycohydrolase family protein — translation MTTRYERALGSLLGSFIGDALGAQTEFKREKIVRQSFPDGIRDMGVSSRYVGLAGQITDDSEMAIMMIQSILEHGRYQKEAVRKAYLRWRDAGPLDIGVTIYGALDGSFNPQSQANGALMRITPIGILGSNFSTTSLMHLADDDCSITHTHTVCRDCNRIYAFALSLAISKGWDAQEIYTYLLKSAPSITKEPSILEALSRAAQEPPKGIDGPYKGWVLVAFQLAFYTLLHQDSFEQGMVDLIMRAGDADTNAVIYGALAGAIATREHMPERWVSALKISNCMQGLIDYPHKRLERLAEEWVEELINLPVVQKLS, via the coding sequence GTGACGACACGGTATGAGCGGGCATTGGGATCCCTGCTTGGAAGTTTTATAGGGGATGCCCTGGGTGCACAGACAGAGTTCAAGCGAGAAAAAATAGTTCGCCAATCCTTTCCTGATGGTATCAGGGATATGGGCGTGAGTTCCCGCTATGTTGGCCTTGCAGGACAGATTACCGACGACAGTGAAATGGCAATCATGATGATCCAAAGCATCTTGGAACATGGTCGCTATCAGAAGGAAGCGGTAAGAAAAGCATATCTCCGATGGAGGGATGCAGGCCCCTTGGATATTGGGGTTACCATCTATGGTGCTTTGGATGGTTCTTTCAATCCTCAGAGTCAGGCAAATGGAGCCCTGATGCGTATCACGCCCATAGGGATTCTGGGAAGCAATTTCTCAACAACATCATTGATGCATCTTGCAGATGATGACTGCTCCATCACCCATACTCATACAGTCTGTAGGGATTGTAATCGCATCTATGCATTCGCCCTCTCTCTTGCCATCAGCAAGGGGTGGGATGCCCAAGAAATTTATACATATCTCTTGAAGTCAGCACCTTCAATAACAAAGGAACCATCGATACTGGAAGCTCTTTCTCGGGCTGCACAGGAACCACCCAAGGGTATCGATGGCCCGTATAAAGGTTGGGTACTGGTTGCTTTCCAGCTTGCCTTCTATACCCTGCTGCACCAGGATTCATTCGAGCAAGGAATGGTAGACCTCATTATGCGTGCTGGTGATGCTGACACCAATGCTGTTATTTATGGAGCCTTGGCTGGGGCTATTGCCACCAGGGAACATATGCCCGAGCGTTGGGTATCAGCCCTGAAAATCTCAAACTGCATGCAAGGCTTGATCGACTATCCTCATAAACGTCTAGAACGACTTGCCGAGGAGTGGGTGGAGGAATTGATCAACCTTCCGGTAGTGCAGAAACTTTCTTGA
- a CDS encoding DUF523 and DUF1722 domain-containing protein, which produces MEHTPIILTEKIPIGISLCAMGGPVRYNGKGIDVLTPLGREKNDFVFTPVCPECQAGLGITRDPVHLSGGTGEQVWKGEAEVKNRSGKLVTAEMKQGSLESLEVLRRSGATAYIYMDGSPSCGVYRTTLKNTRRGNPPGVFGSLLLDEGFFLIPSSDLQSPLKWWDWRRRLLAFHWFSTYELSSMQELYEVWYRLKFLCQELDNSWAREMGRTLAGLKKSDFAVFEPQFRKEVLDLLREPSTTAKMTNSLWKHYSHYRKSRGKTVQEINSPTFRRNVTTIAKELVKMERTAVEDSFLFGASPVIYRDMNRLRALEEKRASEEETQS; this is translated from the coding sequence ATGGAACACACCCCAATTATCCTGACTGAGAAGATTCCCATCGGAATAAGCTTGTGTGCGATGGGAGGTCCTGTACGCTATAACGGCAAGGGAATCGATGTACTCACTCCCCTTGGGAGAGAAAAGAACGACTTCGTATTCACTCCCGTCTGTCCTGAGTGTCAGGCAGGCCTTGGTATTACCCGTGACCCTGTGCACCTCTCTGGGGGAACAGGGGAGCAGGTCTGGAAAGGAGAAGCTGAGGTAAAGAACCGCTCCGGGAAGCTGGTTACTGCTGAGATGAAGCAGGGCTCCTTGGAGTCTCTTGAGGTCTTGAGGCGTAGTGGTGCCACTGCATACATATACATGGATGGAAGCCCTTCCTGTGGAGTCTATCGCACTACCCTGAAGAATACCCGGCGTGGCAATCCCCCTGGTGTCTTTGGCTCTCTTTTGCTGGATGAAGGCTTTTTTCTTATCCCTTCCAGTGACCTCCAAAGCCCACTTAAGTGGTGGGACTGGAGAAGAAGACTCCTCGCATTCCACTGGTTCAGCACCTATGAGCTCTCTTCAATGCAAGAACTCTATGAGGTGTGGTACCGTCTTAAGTTCCTTTGCCAGGAACTGGACAACTCATGGGCTCGGGAGATGGGAAGAACGCTCGCAGGGCTGAAAAAGTCTGATTTTGCTGTATTTGAACCACAGTTCAGGAAGGAAGTTCTTGACCTCTTGAGAGAACCGTCAACGACGGCGAAGATGACCAACAGCCTCTGGAAGCATTACTCGCACTACAGAAAGAGTCGAGGTAAAACGGTCCAGGAGATAAACAGCCCAACCTTCAGGAGAAATGTTACCACTATCGCCAAGGAACTGGTGAAAATGGAACGCACTGCTGTGGAAGATTCCTTCCTCTTTGGAGCCAGTCCGGTCATCTACCGCGACATGAACCGCCTCAGGGCTTTGGAAGAGAAACGTGCTAGTGAGGAAGAAACACAATCGTGA
- the tkt gene encoding transketolase, giving the protein MKTNKLADAIRILSMDGVQKANSGHPGAPMGMADIAEVLWRKTMAHNPKNPQWVNRDRFVLSNGHASMLIYSLLHLSGYDLGIEDLKQFRQLHSRTAGHPEYKLTPGVETTTGPLGQGIANAVGMALAEKNLAAKFNKDGFPVVDHYTYTFLGDGCMMEGISHEVASLAGTWKLGKLIAFYDDNGISIDGEVGGWFTDDTAKRFESYGWQVFRNVDGHDSDAIQKALSAARYDTSRPSLIMCKTTIGYGSPNKEGTESCHGAALGEAEVELSRKKLGWEYDDKFFVPQDIYDAWDQSERGAKLEGKWNDLFASYKKEYPAEAAELERRLSGQFPNDWEAEFDKAIKSWQNDKVKVASRKASQMALDVLGSLFPELLGGSADLAPSNLTEWKGSKAFDPKTGNGNYLHFGVREFGMAAILNGVALHGGFLSFGATFLMFMEYARNALRMAALMGVRNVYVFTHDSIGLGEDGPTHQPVEQIANLRMTPNMVTWRPCDAVETGVAWKSAIKRIDGPSALLLSRQNLAPQERSDEQLSQIAQGAYVLYESGDKPEVILIGTGSEVELAVSAAKKLAEEKVAVRVVSMPSPEVFDKQDAAYKEAVLPSAVTARVAVEAAWADYWYKYVGLNGKIIGMRSFGESAPAGELYKLFGITAEAVYEAAKGLI; this is encoded by the coding sequence ATGAAAACGAATAAACTTGCTGATGCAATCCGCATTTTGAGCATGGATGGCGTGCAGAAGGCCAACTCTGGTCACCCAGGTGCCCCAATGGGCATGGCAGATATTGCTGAGGTCTTGTGGCGCAAGACCATGGCACATAATCCTAAGAATCCACAATGGGTCAACCGTGACCGTTTTGTGCTTTCGAACGGGCATGCTTCAATGCTGATTTACTCATTGTTGCACCTAAGTGGTTATGACTTGGGAATTGAGGATCTGAAGCAGTTTAGACAGCTCCATTCCCGTACTGCTGGCCACCCAGAATATAAACTTACCCCTGGAGTAGAGACTACCACCGGTCCTCTTGGACAGGGTATTGCGAATGCGGTAGGCATGGCTCTTGCAGAAAAGAACCTTGCTGCTAAATTCAACAAGGATGGGTTCCCCGTCGTTGACCACTACACCTACACGTTCCTTGGCGATGGTTGTATGATGGAAGGAATCAGCCACGAAGTAGCTTCCTTGGCTGGAACCTGGAAATTGGGCAAGCTTATTGCCTTCTACGACGATAACGGCATTTCCATCGATGGTGAAGTGGGCGGTTGGTTTACTGATGATACTGCCAAGCGCTTCGAGTCATATGGGTGGCAGGTATTCAGAAATGTTGACGGCCACGATTCTGATGCAATTCAGAAGGCACTTTCTGCTGCAAGATATGACACTTCCAGACCATCCCTGATCATGTGCAAGACGACTATTGGCTATGGATCTCCCAACAAGGAAGGAACAGAGTCCTGTCATGGGGCAGCCCTTGGGGAAGCCGAGGTTGAACTCTCCCGCAAGAAGTTGGGCTGGGAGTATGATGATAAATTCTTTGTTCCTCAGGATATCTATGATGCATGGGACCAGAGTGAACGGGGTGCCAAGCTTGAAGGTAAATGGAATGATCTCTTTGCCTCCTACAAGAAGGAATACCCTGCTGAGGCAGCTGAGCTCGAGAGAAGACTCTCCGGCCAGTTCCCCAATGACTGGGAAGCTGAATTCGACAAGGCCATCAAGAGCTGGCAGAATGACAAGGTCAAGGTAGCAAGCCGAAAAGCAAGTCAGATGGCCCTTGATGTACTTGGGTCCTTGTTCCCTGAACTGCTGGGCGGGTCTGCAGACCTCGCTCCTTCCAACCTGACTGAGTGGAAGGGATCAAAAGCATTCGATCCCAAGACAGGAAATGGCAATTATCTCCACTTTGGAGTTCGTGAGTTCGGTATGGCTGCAATCCTTAACGGTGTTGCACTCCATGGTGGATTCCTCTCCTTCGGTGCTACCTTCCTCATGTTCATGGAGTATGCTCGTAACGCACTACGCATGGCAGCCTTGATGGGTGTCAGAAACGTCTATGTATTTACCCATGACTCCATTGGTCTTGGTGAAGATGGACCTACCCACCAGCCTGTTGAGCAGATTGCAAATCTCCGCATGACTCCCAATATGGTTACTTGGAGACCTTGTGATGCAGTGGAGACTGGTGTTGCTTGGAAGAGTGCGATCAAGCGGATTGATGGTCCTTCAGCTCTTCTGTTGAGCCGTCAGAACCTTGCTCCACAGGAACGCAGTGATGAACAGCTCTCCCAGATTGCACAGGGTGCTTACGTACTCTATGAATCAGGGGATAAGCCAGAGGTAATCCTGATCGGTACCGGTAGTGAGGTGGAACTTGCAGTCAGTGCTGCGAAGAAGCTTGCTGAGGAAAAGGTCGCTGTTCGTGTAGTCTCTATGCCTTCTCCTGAGGTCTTCGACAAGCAGGATGCTGCCTACAAGGAAGCGGTACTTCCCTCTGCCGTAACCGCTAGGGTTGCTGTTGAAGCTGCATGGGCTGACTACTGGTACAAGTACGTTGGGCTGAACGGAAAAATTATCGGCATGCGTTCCTTTGGTGAATCAGCACCTGCTGGTGAATTGTACAAGCTCTTCGGAATCACTGCTGAAGCAGTCTACGAGGCTGCCAAGGGACTGATCTAA
- a CDS encoding IS66 family transposase yields the protein MTNEEEITRLRMRVTELEKQNEKDKRRIVSLTQKNSDLEEDVQVLSRAVRAGEEKLRLSLFLRFGSSSEKYRKLFNIPLELLSKEEEGSLSEEERKVLDQAKALVEQQTAKADAVSQKKGSRNRNPESRKRGNGCGRQSFDPSYPREVEHFHLPDHCPNCGIDVNNLNSPDAHEYIELIKDSLRIVRQLRDKGYCSNCGQSYDADGTRKRNIITASAPERFIPGGLAGNNLIATSLVDKFFYGLSVTRISKRFRNLGVELSEQNFANWHLRAGSELKPVAQAIRDFILTQPAINADETKLQVLAEQGRSDNLKSWMWVLCSATPHKPAAYFHYDVSRSSDVLKGMVGDYNGYLQADAYSGYQAGRQDYQFTLALCAAHLRRKYIDAQKAGAYKEDSPGSITLDRILTIIGRIYSVDKTHRRRWLYEKSISEQQFITLRRQESLPLFENLSKWVKGRYALHKDDELIMEGLDYYLNNEMLFRSYLDCANLNPDNSRVERIIRAFSTIRMNSLFAGCPDGAHTFATLQSIIQTANLWDLDLYGYVSYLLGEMARIRSLSAGSVDYSQYLPWNLSTRLREEMAVHSISIKKKPV from the coding sequence ATGACCAATGAAGAGGAAATAACCCGGCTGAGGATGCGTGTCACCGAGCTGGAGAAGCAAAACGAGAAGGACAAGAGGCGGATCGTCTCACTGACGCAGAAGAACTCCGATCTTGAGGAGGATGTGCAGGTGCTCTCCAGGGCGGTGCGAGCGGGTGAGGAGAAGCTGAGACTCAGCCTTTTCCTCAGGTTCGGCAGCTCCAGCGAGAAATACCGCAAGCTCTTCAACATACCCCTCGAGCTCCTTTCCAAGGAAGAGGAAGGATCTCTCAGCGAGGAGGAGAGGAAGGTCCTCGACCAAGCCAAGGCATTGGTCGAGCAACAAACCGCCAAGGCAGATGCCGTTTCGCAGAAGAAGGGGAGCAGAAACAGGAACCCTGAAAGCCGCAAACGAGGCAACGGCTGCGGGCGGCAGAGTTTCGACCCCTCATATCCCAGGGAAGTTGAGCATTTCCACCTACCCGATCATTGCCCCAATTGCGGAATCGATGTCAACAACCTCAACAGTCCCGACGCCCATGAGTACATTGAGCTGATCAAGGACAGCCTGCGCATCGTCAGGCAGCTGAGGGACAAGGGCTACTGTTCCAACTGCGGCCAAAGCTATGATGCAGACGGCACCAGAAAGCGCAACATCATCACCGCATCGGCCCCCGAGCGCTTCATCCCCGGTGGCCTTGCCGGCAACAATCTCATAGCCACCTCACTGGTGGACAAGTTCTTCTACGGGCTGTCTGTGACCAGGATATCCAAGCGGTTCAGGAACCTGGGTGTGGAGCTGAGCGAGCAGAATTTCGCCAACTGGCACCTGCGTGCCGGTTCCGAACTCAAGCCGGTGGCACAGGCGATCAGGGACTTCATCCTCACCCAGCCTGCAATAAACGCAGATGAGACAAAATTGCAAGTCCTGGCCGAGCAAGGACGCAGCGACAACCTGAAATCCTGGATGTGGGTCCTGTGTAGTGCGACACCCCACAAACCAGCCGCTTATTTCCACTATGACGTATCACGCTCCAGCGATGTATTGAAGGGCATGGTGGGCGACTACAACGGATATCTGCAGGCCGACGCCTACTCCGGCTACCAGGCCGGCAGACAGGATTACCAATTCACCCTCGCACTCTGTGCTGCTCATCTACGTCGAAAATACATCGACGCCCAGAAGGCCGGTGCCTACAAGGAGGATTCACCGGGGTCCATCACCCTTGACAGGATCCTCACCATCATAGGCAGGATATACAGCGTCGACAAGACCCATCGCCGTCGGTGGCTGTATGAGAAAAGCATCAGTGAACAGCAGTTCATCACTCTGCGAAGACAGGAGTCGCTGCCTCTGTTCGAGAATCTCTCCAAATGGGTCAAGGGCCGCTACGCCCTCCACAAGGACGACGAGCTCATCATGGAGGGGTTAGATTACTACCTCAACAACGAGATGCTGTTCCGGTCCTACCTTGACTGCGCCAACCTGAACCCAGATAATTCGAGGGTCGAGAGGATTATACGCGCTTTCAGTACAATAAGGATGAACTCCCTGTTCGCAGGGTGCCCCGACGGGGCGCACACCTTTGCAACCCTCCAGTCCATCATCCAGACAGCCAACCTGTGGGACCTGGACCTCTATGGGTATGTCTCCTACCTGCTCGGCGAGATGGCCAGGATACGCAGCCTGAGTGCCGGGTCGGTCGATTACAGCCAGTACCTGCCCTGGAACCTCAGTACAAGGCTTCGTGAGGAAATGGCTGTCCATTCCATCTCCATCAAGAAAAAACCTGTCTAG
- a CDS encoding putative immunity protein yields MRNRLFIAEHRGGLLSPEDHRFLMKWALACTEHLGEYHEFPEEVVITSALEIGHRWSEGDARTGEAMKASRVVHAFARTVGDKPSQFYCRAVGQAVATAHMADHALGPVWYGRKLLVLLNRDAEKELSWQLERLADLNPDLLPLVQQELQKILS; encoded by the coding sequence ATGAGAAATAGGCTGTTTATAGCTGAGCATAGGGGAGGCTTGCTGTCCCCGGAAGACCATCGGTTCCTTATGAAGTGGGCGCTTGCCTGTACGGAGCATCTTGGAGAGTACCATGAATTCCCAGAGGAAGTTGTGATCACCTCAGCATTGGAAATAGGGCATCGGTGGAGTGAGGGAGATGCAAGGACCGGAGAGGCAATGAAGGCAAGCAGAGTGGTACATGCCTTTGCCCGTACCGTGGGTGACAAACCTTCTCAGTTCTACTGCCGGGCTGTTGGTCAGGCGGTAGCCACCGCCCACATGGCAGACCATGCTCTTGGTCCGGTATGGTATGGAAGAAAGTTGCTTGTTCTGCTTAATAGGGATGCAGAGAAGGAGCTTTCTTGGCAGCTAGAGCGATTGGCTGACCTTAATCCCGATCTCCTGCCTCTTGTACAGCAGGAGCTACAGAAAATCCTGTCTTGA